One Longimicrobiales bacterium genomic window carries:
- a CDS encoding TonB-dependent receptor yields the protein MNTRFSHAYIVAAALMLVAASAQGDRMPDALLHGIVVDASTGLPVASAAVRIRESGRAELSHSDGTFHFDGIPSGTHTLTVERLGYAPLERRIEVADSVPTRVELRLTPSALHLSAIIVTGAGSERAADASYRSMAVLSDAELRRKLGGSLAATLAGEPGLTQRYNGPVAAQPVVRGLSGDRVLVLEDGQRTGDIAAMSADHAVTIEPLTAERIEVVRGPAGVLYGSNSLGGVINVIREEVPRTAPEAVTGMATAQLESVNRGMTAGGTISAPAGPLALRAELSGRTAGDTRTPEGDLPGTQLDGYNAGIGASRVWQRGHAGAAFRDYAVSYGVPGTFSGEVIPGGHAGGVEIELRRSTAHVEGRLLGRGSLRSIEADANFVRFDQRELELGGTDGPLLGTHFRQYSANGNVRVHHRHTPGGMRLEGAVGASGMFRDLGVAGARTGTRPARSYSAAAFAFEEFGLAPFHIELGARYDWTRIDPIETSSGANDDVRRREFQSVSGSIAALYRPAERLTTGVSISRSFRTPSIEELFSDGPHLANYSYDIGNPELTAEYGLGVDVFLRTSLPSFHAEIGVFRNAISDFIYYAPTGELDPRLGQYPVYRAAQSDVVLSGVDGSIQWEASEGWVVEGSGSYVRGRRAAEDGDVDLPAMPPLHGSLDVRRDGARFFAGLGLEGAAAQNRVGEFEQPTPAYALVNATTGLRWTGFGRLNTLTVRVQNALDTAWREHLSRIRQVAPQPGRNVQVLYRIAI from the coding sequence TGATGCTCGTGGCAGCATCGGCGCAGGGTGACCGGATGCCCGACGCCTTGCTGCACGGAATCGTTGTCGATGCCTCGACGGGTCTGCCGGTCGCGAGCGCGGCGGTGCGCATCCGTGAATCCGGCCGCGCGGAGCTGTCGCACTCCGATGGCACTTTCCACTTCGACGGCATTCCATCCGGGACGCACACGCTGACGGTCGAGCGGCTCGGATACGCGCCGCTGGAGCGACGCATCGAGGTGGCAGACAGCGTCCCGACGCGGGTCGAGCTGCGACTGACACCGAGCGCGCTGCACCTGTCGGCCATCATTGTGACGGGTGCGGGCAGCGAGCGTGCCGCAGATGCCAGCTACCGCTCCATGGCGGTGCTGAGCGATGCCGAGCTGCGCCGGAAGCTGGGCGGCAGCCTCGCGGCGACGCTCGCGGGAGAGCCGGGCCTGACGCAGCGCTATAACGGTCCCGTCGCGGCGCAGCCGGTTGTGCGCGGTTTGAGCGGCGACCGTGTGCTGGTCCTGGAGGATGGACAGCGCACCGGCGACATCGCCGCCATGTCGGCGGATCACGCGGTCACCATCGAGCCGCTCACGGCGGAGCGCATCGAGGTCGTGCGCGGGCCCGCCGGCGTGCTGTACGGCAGCAACTCGCTCGGCGGTGTGATCAACGTCATCCGCGAAGAGGTGCCGCGCACCGCGCCGGAGGCGGTCACAGGCATGGCCACGGCACAACTGGAATCGGTGAACCGCGGCATGACCGCCGGCGGCACGATCTCCGCTCCGGCCGGACCGCTCGCGTTGCGGGCCGAGCTGAGCGGCAGGACTGCCGGCGACACGCGCACGCCCGAGGGCGATCTGCCCGGTACGCAGCTCGATGGTTACAACGCGGGCATCGGTGCGAGCCGTGTCTGGCAGCGGGGCCACGCCGGCGCGGCGTTCCGCGACTATGCGGTGAGCTACGGCGTGCCCGGCACGTTCAGTGGCGAAGTCATCCCGGGCGGGCATGCCGGCGGCGTGGAAATCGAGCTGCGCAGGAGCACGGCGCACGTGGAAGGCCGACTCCTCGGGAGGGGCAGCCTGCGCTCGATCGAAGCGGACGCGAACTTCGTTCGCTTCGACCAGCGCGAGCTCGAGCTGGGCGGGACGGACGGGCCCCTGCTCGGCACGCACTTCCGACAGTACAGCGCGAACGGCAATGTGCGCGTGCATCATCGGCACACACCCGGCGGCATGCGTCTGGAGGGCGCCGTCGGCGCGTCCGGCATGTTCCGTGACCTGGGCGTCGCCGGTGCACGCACCGGGACCCGCCCGGCCCGGAGCTATTCCGCTGCAGCGTTCGCGTTCGAGGAGTTCGGCCTCGCGCCGTTCCACATCGAGCTGGGCGCGCGTTACGACTGGACCAGGATCGATCCAATCGAGACGTCGTCCGGTGCAAACGACGATGTGCGGCGGCGGGAGTTCCAGTCGGTTTCCGGCTCCATCGCTGCGTTGTATCGCCCCGCCGAGCGGCTGACGACCGGTGTCAGCATCTCGCGTTCGTTCCGCACCCCATCCATCGAGGAGCTGTTCTCCGATGGACCGCACCTGGCGAACTACTCCTACGACATCGGCAATCCGGAGCTGACCGCCGAGTACGGCCTCGGTGTGGATGTCTTCCTGCGGACGTCGCTGCCTTCGTTCCATGCGGAGATCGGCGTGTTCCGCAATGCCATTTCCGATTTCATCTACTACGCCCCGACCGGCGAGCTGGACCCCCGTCTCGGCCAGTACCCGGTGTACCGGGCGGCGCAGAGCGACGTAGTGCTCAGCGGCGTGGACGGCAGCATCCAGTGGGAAGCAAGCGAGGGCTGGGTCGTGGAGGGATCGGGAAGCTACGTTCGCGGCCGGCGTGCGGCGGAGGACGGCGACGTGGACCTGCCGGCCATGCCGCCGCTGCATGGTTCACTCGACGTGCGACGTGACGGCGCGCGGTTCTTCGCCGGCCTCGGGCTGGAAGGCGCCGCCGCGCAGAACCGGGTCGGCGAGTTCGAGCAGCCGACACCTGCGTACGCGCTCGTCAACGCAACGACCGGCCTGCGCTGGACCGGGTTCGGCAGGCTCAACACGCTCACTGTGCGCGTCCAGAATGCGCTCGACACCGCGTGGCGCGAGCATCTGTCGCGCATCCGTCAGGTCGCGCCACAGCCGGGCCGTAACGTGCAGGTGCTGTATCGGATCGCGATCTGA